The Vibrio rhizosphaerae genome contains the following window.
TGAAATGGTGTTAAATCGTTTAAGTATTTTCGGCATTCAGGTCAACCAGGAAGCGAACCTGAAAGCCCGCTTCGGCGGTGAAGGTACAATCACTACTGAAGAGAGTCGAATTCCAGCCATGGTCATCTCTACCAATGAAGAGTTGGTCATCGCTGAAGACACTGCAAGACTCGCAGGTCTGTAATGTCACACTGGCTAACTCGATGAGTTAGCCAGTTTTGTTCTGGGGCTTAATTATTTCTATACGTTAAGCTTTGTTCCTTTCTGCAATCAATTTTTCATTTGAATTGCAATCGATAGCTAAAGGTACTCTACTCATGTCTCGTACTATTATGCTGATCCCTATCAGTGCCGGTGTTGGTTTAACCAGTGTCAGTCTTGGGGTAATCCGCGCGATGGAGCGCAAAGGCGTTAAGGTCTCGTTTTTCAAACCAATTGCCCAACCTCGTCACGGCGGAGACCAACCGGATCTGACTTCAGCCATTTTAAGTTCAAGCAGCGATATCAAAATCGCTGAACCCATGCAGATGTCAAAAGTTGAAACATTGATTGGTAGTGAACAGATGGATGTTCTGCTTGAGACCATCGTGGAAAGATATAATCAAGTGAACAAGGATTCCGAAGTCACTCTGATTGAAGGTCTGGTTCCAACCCGTAAACATCCGTTCGCCAATCAGGTCAATGCAGAAGTTGCCAAAACTCTCGGTGCTGAAATTGTCTTTGTCGCCACACCGGGAACAAACAATCCAACCCAGTTGAAAGAACGGATTGAAGTGGCTTGTTCAAACTTCGGTGGCACGAAGAATAATAATATTTCTGGTGTCATCATCAACAAGCTCAATGCACCGGTTGACGAAGACGGCCGCACCCGCCCTGATTTGTCTGAAATTTTTGATGATAGCGATCAAGCTAAACAGACCAATCTTGAAGTGATGCAAATCTTCAACTCCAGCCCGATCCGGGTACTGGGCTGTGTGCCATGGCGTATCGATCTGATTGCGACACGTGCGATTGATATGGCAAAACACCTGAACGCAGAAATCATCAACGAAGGTGAAATCAACACACGCCGGATCCGAAGTATTACATTCTGTGCCCGCTCACTACCGAACATGATTGAGCATTTCAAACCCGGCTCTCTGTTGGTGACTTCGGCCGATCGTCCTGATGTGATGGTCGCCGCAGCGTTAGCAGCCATGAACGGTGTCGATATCGGTGCGGTACTTCTGACCGGTGGCTACGACATGCCAGAAACGATCATGAATTTGTGCCGTCCGGCATTTGAATCCGGTCTGCCAATCTTTAAAGCCCAAGGAAATACTTGGCAAACATCACTGAACTTACAGAGCTTCAGTCTGGAAGTTCCAGCGGATGATAAAGAACGGATCGAGTTCGTCAATGAGCATGTTGCCAGCCATATTGACGGGCCGTGGATTGATTCTCTGACAGAAGGTACACAAGGTATTCGTCGCCTCAGTCCGCCAGCTTTCCGTTACCAGCTCACCGAATTTGCACGTCGTGCAAATAAACGCATTGTGCTGCCCGAAGGTGATGAACCTCGCACGGTCAAAGCCGCTTCTATTTGTGCTGAGCGTGGCATCGCAGAGTGTGTTCTGCTGGGGAATCCGGAAGAAATCAAACGCGTCGCCATCCAACAAGGCGTGGAATTGGGTACGGGTATTACCATCATCAACCCAAGCGATGCACGTGAACAGTATGTTGAACGTTTGGTTGAGCTGCGTAAGAACAAAGGGATGACGGAAGTTGTCGCCAGAGAACAACTGCAAGATACTGTTGTACTCGGCACCATGATGCTGGAAAAAGGTGAAGTTGACGGCTTGGTTTCCGGTGCAGTGCATACAACGGCCAATACCATTCGTCCCCCATTGCAATTGATTAAGACGGCACCGAATGCGTCACTCGTGTCTTCAATCTTCTTTATGTTGCTGCCGGATCAGGTTCTGGTTTATGGGGATTGCGCCATCAACCCGGATCCAAATTCTGAGCAACTGGCTGAGATTGCCATTCAATCGGCTGATTCAGCCGCTGCATTTGGCATTGAACCACGGGTTGCGATGATTTCCTACTCAACAGGAACTTCAGGTCAGGGTGCGGATGTTGATAAAGTTCGTGAAGCAACTCGCATCGCCCAAGAAAAACGCCCTGATCTCATCATTGATGGTCCGCTTCAGTACGATGCAGCAATTATGGAAAACGTTGCCGCATCGAAAGCGCCGGATTCACCGGTTGCAGGGAAAGCGACAGTATTTGTATTCCCCGATTTGAACACCGGTAATACAACCTATAAAGCGGTACAGCGTTCTGCTGATTTGGTCTCTATCGGTCCAATGCTGCAAGGCATGCGTAAGCCTGTGAACGATCTGTCTCGTGGTGCACTGGTAGACGATATTGTTTACACCATCGCTCTGACAGCGATTCAGGCAAGCCAAGAACAGAAATAATATCTGACGGCTCGTAACCTTAACAGAAAAGCCCTCACTTCAAATTTGAAGTGAGGGCTTTTTATTATTTACCCTGATGCATTGTGAATCGTCACTCAATCACAGACACTCACGGTTATCGATTTACACGGCATCAATTCATTACCGTTAATCGAGGTGATCTCTGCCATGTGGAGAGAGCAGATCCAGCTCAGGGCCAACCGGGACTACCTGAGTCGGGTTAATCCCTGTATGACTGAAATAATAATGTCGCTTGATATGATAAAAATCGGTCGTGTCTTGAATACCCGGCACTTGATATAACTCTCTCAGATAACCGGACAAATGTTTATAATCCGCAATACGCCGTTTATTACACTTGAAATGCCCGACATAGACCGAATCGAAACGAATCAGGGTGGTAAA
Protein-coding sequences here:
- the pta gene encoding phosphate acetyltransferase; translation: MSRTIMLIPISAGVGLTSVSLGVIRAMERKGVKVSFFKPIAQPRHGGDQPDLTSAILSSSSDIKIAEPMQMSKVETLIGSEQMDVLLETIVERYNQVNKDSEVTLIEGLVPTRKHPFANQVNAEVAKTLGAEIVFVATPGTNNPTQLKERIEVACSNFGGTKNNNISGVIINKLNAPVDEDGRTRPDLSEIFDDSDQAKQTNLEVMQIFNSSPIRVLGCVPWRIDLIATRAIDMAKHLNAEIINEGEINTRRIRSITFCARSLPNMIEHFKPGSLLVTSADRPDVMVAAALAAMNGVDIGAVLLTGGYDMPETIMNLCRPAFESGLPIFKAQGNTWQTSLNLQSFSLEVPADDKERIEFVNEHVASHIDGPWIDSLTEGTQGIRRLSPPAFRYQLTEFARRANKRIVLPEGDEPRTVKAASICAERGIAECVLLGNPEEIKRVAIQQGVELGTGITIINPSDAREQYVERLVELRKNKGMTEVVAREQLQDTVVLGTMMLEKGEVDGLVSGAVHTTANTIRPPLQLIKTAPNASLVSSIFFMLLPDQVLVYGDCAINPDPNSEQLAEIAIQSADSAAAFGIEPRVAMISYSTGTSGQGADVDKVREATRIAQEKRPDLIIDGPLQYDAAIMENVAASKAPDSPVAGKATVFVFPDLNTGNTTYKAVQRSADLVSIGPMLQGMRKPVNDLSRGALVDDIVYTIALTAIQASQEQK